The Fictibacillus arsenicus genome contains a region encoding:
- a CDS encoding flagellar biosynthesis anti-sigma factor FlgM, protein MRIDGQQPVQRKYDVNKMYQQPSVKPPSFAKDELYISNEAKALNDHAQLNIREKKLLDIKKRIDAGEYQINANEIAKKISQFYSI, encoded by the coding sequence ATGAGAATTGATGGACAGCAACCGGTACAAAGAAAATACGATGTAAACAAAATGTATCAGCAGCCTTCTGTTAAGCCTCCGTCATTTGCCAAAGACGAACTTTACATATCAAACGAGGCAAAAGCATTGAATGATCATGCTCAGTTAAACATAAGAGAAAAGAAACTTTTGGATATAAAAAAACGCATTGATGCTGGAGAGTACCAGATCAATGCGAATGAAATTGCAAAAAAGATTTCACAGTTTTACTCAATTTAA
- a CDS encoding phage holin family protein, protein MERWSTFYHMTVVSIGAFSSFLFGTPSLLLKTLVLFVVLDYITGLAASAYEGKLNSKVGFKGILKKVMVFAIVAVAHSLDQLLGGLYIQSATIFFYLSNELLSMIENAGRLNVPIPPFIKNAVSLLRQRDSTNNKK, encoded by the coding sequence ATGGAAAGATGGTCAACATTTTACCATATGACCGTTGTTTCGATAGGAGCGTTTTCAAGCTTCCTTTTTGGAACACCAAGCCTTTTATTAAAAACATTAGTTCTATTCGTTGTTCTGGATTACATCACGGGTTTGGCAGCATCGGCTTATGAAGGAAAACTGAACAGCAAGGTTGGCTTTAAGGGAATATTAAAAAAGGTAATGGTTTTTGCCATAGTTGCTGTAGCACATTCTCTCGATCAATTATTAGGCGGTTTATATATCCAATCCGCCACAATCTTTTTCTATTTATCAAATGAATTATTATCTATGATTGAAAATGCAGGCAGGTTGAATGTACCAATACCGCCATTCATAAAAAATGCCGTTTCCCTGTTAAGACAGAGAGACAGCACAAACAACAAAAAATAA
- a CDS encoding GGDEF domain-containing protein, which produces MGITRLPAHLNHIAWNRKIINVFWVIVFVSVCVEVINSFFTERPLKEFYLEYVLLPTLLLSLAAFIAEWGYRKQGKYIDYIIIGVANLISGILVGVHSEMYVMYACLFFPMLISTIYFDKKKIWISFGLSLMIYLGLSAFHPIVKELNDVMAQLSMACILLTSTTICIGIMSRGYEIGQHLIKAQAEHQELMVKSTIMEKQVKTDALTGLYNHMAFYEYMDVLLFQADTYHYPLHLAVIDIDNFKKVNDTYGHGIGDIVLKRIASAIKENVTTDDFVARYGGEEFVVILNDVDEDKAFKILENIKAVVQGLEHPEILEDSVTISAGLQTYRTGMHKQAFFEGADNSLYVAKRQGKNRVIIQECSEALQI; this is translated from the coding sequence TTGGGAATAACACGCCTGCCTGCACACTTAAATCACATCGCTTGGAACCGGAAAATTATTAATGTTTTTTGGGTGATTGTCTTTGTGTCAGTGTGCGTTGAGGTAATCAACAGCTTTTTTACAGAAAGGCCGCTAAAAGAATTTTATTTAGAATACGTATTATTACCGACGCTTCTCCTGTCATTGGCGGCTTTCATCGCAGAATGGGGTTATAGAAAGCAGGGTAAATACATTGACTATATCATTATAGGGGTAGCTAATTTAATCTCAGGAATCTTAGTAGGCGTACACTCAGAGATGTATGTGATGTATGCTTGTTTATTCTTTCCTATGCTGATCTCTACAATATATTTTGATAAAAAGAAGATCTGGATCTCTTTTGGACTCAGTTTAATGATTTATTTAGGATTATCAGCTTTTCATCCAATTGTAAAAGAATTAAATGATGTTATGGCACAACTGTCGATGGCGTGTATCTTGCTGACATCCACAACGATCTGTATCGGTATCATGAGCCGAGGTTACGAAATTGGACAGCATCTGATAAAAGCCCAAGCTGAACACCAGGAGCTGATGGTTAAGTCTACTATCATGGAAAAACAAGTAAAGACAGATGCTCTCACGGGTTTGTACAATCATATGGCATTCTATGAATACATGGATGTATTGCTGTTTCAAGCTGATACTTACCATTATCCGCTCCACTTAGCCGTTATCGATATCGATAATTTTAAAAAAGTAAACGATACATATGGTCACGGAATAGGTGACATCGTCTTAAAAAGAATTGCATCTGCAATAAAAGAAAATGTAACGACAGATGATTTTGTCGCCCGATATGGCGGAGAAGAATTTGTCGTTATACTAAATGATGTTGATGAAGATAAAGCTTTTAAAATTCTTGAGAATATTAAAGCTGTTGTACAAGGTCTGGAGCACCCTGAGATCTTAGAGGATAGTGTAACTATAAGTGCAGGGCTGCAAACATACCGGACAGGCATGCACAAACAGGCGTTTTTTGAAGGTGCAGACAACAGTCTGTATGTTGCTAAACGCCAGGGGAAGAACCGTGTGATCATTCAGGAGTGCAGCGAGGCGCTGCAAATTTAA
- a CDS encoding YkvI family membrane protein has translation MSGRMKQILQIAATYIGTVVGAGFATGREIVEFFTKYGSAGFAGILISGFLFIVIGTKLMIMARRIGASSFDDMNRHLFGSAASRVVNILMLIMLFGVTGVMLSGTGALFREQLHLPFQAGVILTLIVTYLVMKKGIDGILWTNSLIVPIMILFSLVLSFSMFDFGGRQLFVADDFTGGWKWLVSPFTYAAFNLTLAQAVLVPLSREATDESVIKWGGFLGGIGLTFILLNSHYVLYSVPRVLSYEIPIAEIVGGLGIMVHYFFVLVIYGEIFSTLIGNLFGLAGSLRKNMRLSSNAILISLMLGSYLLSQVGYAELLHYLYPVFGMIALIFLAAVSAKKLN, from the coding sequence ATGAGTGGACGGATGAAACAAATATTACAGATTGCCGCCACTTACATCGGCACTGTTGTAGGCGCCGGGTTTGCTACGGGAAGAGAAATCGTTGAGTTTTTTACGAAATACGGTTCAGCTGGTTTTGCCGGCATTCTGATCAGTGGGTTCCTATTTATAGTAATTGGTACAAAGCTGATGATTATGGCGAGAAGAATAGGTGCTTCTTCATTTGATGATATGAATCGTCACTTATTCGGCTCAGCAGCATCTCGAGTTGTAAACATATTAATGCTTATCATGCTTTTTGGGGTAACTGGTGTCATGCTGTCCGGAACAGGTGCATTGTTTCGTGAACAGCTTCATCTCCCGTTTCAGGCGGGAGTAATTTTAACTCTTATCGTTACGTATTTAGTAATGAAAAAAGGAATAGATGGAATTTTATGGACCAACTCACTGATCGTTCCGATTATGATTTTGTTTTCATTGGTATTGTCATTTTCAATGTTTGATTTTGGAGGACGGCAGCTTTTTGTTGCCGATGATTTTACTGGAGGATGGAAATGGCTTGTCAGTCCTTTTACTTACGCAGCTTTTAACTTAACCTTGGCACAGGCGGTGCTTGTTCCTTTGTCGCGGGAAGCTACTGATGAATCAGTTATCAAATGGGGAGGATTCTTAGGCGGAATAGGTCTTACGTTTATCCTGTTAAACAGCCATTATGTCCTTTATTCCGTTCCGCGTGTCCTGAGCTATGAAATTCCGATTGCAGAAATAGTTGGGGGGCTAGGAATCATGGTACATTACTTTTTTGTTCTCGTAATCTATGGTGAGATCTTCTCTACACTGATCGGAAATTTATTTGGCCTTGCCGGCTCGCTTAGAAAGAATATGCGGTTATCAAGCAATGCAATATTAATTTCCTTGATGCTGGGAAGCTATTTGCTGAGCCAAGTAGGATATGCAGAACTGCTGCATTATTTATATCCGGTCTTCGGAATGATTGCATTAATATTTTTAGCTGCGGTCTCTGCTAAAAAGCTTAATTGA
- a CDS encoding nucleoside triphosphate pyrophosphohydrolase, with the protein MAYYNKLVRDKIPELLELAGKKGTFRILGDKEFESELKKKLAEGVKEYREAVSESDAAEELAGLFEILIALTKVHHLTLRELDEIRQEKAKKHGRFHERLFLIKVED; encoded by the coding sequence ATGGCGTATTACAATAAATTAGTCCGTGATAAAATACCAGAATTGCTTGAACTTGCGGGGAAAAAAGGGACATTCCGCATTCTGGGAGATAAAGAGTTTGAAAGTGAATTAAAGAAAAAGCTCGCTGAGGGTGTGAAAGAATACAGAGAAGCGGTAAGTGAGAGCGATGCAGCAGAAGAGCTGGCAGGTTTGTTTGAGATTTTGATTGCGCTTACGAAAGTCCACCATCTCACATTAAGGGAACTGGATGAGATCAGGCAGGAGAAAGCGAAGAAGCACGGACGATTCCATGAACGTCTCTTTCTAATCAAGGTGGAAGACTAA
- a CDS encoding DeoR/GlpR family DNA-binding transcription regulator — MFSEERREKILEVLKNEGRVLAKELSDALQVSIDSIRRDLSTLEDKGLVKRTHGGAIPVTEVKKGPAAPAKRYTEGSDHENAIAKEAAKWIQAGDTLFIGGASIHYVLLKYLPDVSLTVVTNSLKIADALRERENIDLYVIGGKVKNSGNMTDALATQLVSKYSFDLSFATGGGISERGISTATPEAAAFMKAVGAVSRKSIGLFPHYKIGVNAFANVGPVSNLEVIITDEEAQRDDLAAIEQQGVNVLIAGTEKSHSKKES, encoded by the coding sequence GTGTTTTCTGAAGAAAGAAGAGAAAAGATCTTAGAAGTGTTAAAAAATGAAGGTCGTGTTCTTGCTAAAGAGTTATCAGATGCCCTCCAAGTTTCAATTGATTCGATACGCCGTGACCTTTCAACATTAGAAGATAAAGGGCTAGTTAAACGTACACATGGCGGTGCAATACCTGTGACTGAAGTGAAGAAAGGCCCTGCTGCTCCAGCAAAACGCTACACAGAAGGATCAGACCACGAGAATGCCATTGCGAAAGAAGCAGCAAAATGGATTCAAGCTGGAGATACTCTTTTTATCGGTGGTGCATCGATTCATTATGTTCTGCTTAAATATCTTCCTGACGTTTCACTTACAGTAGTTACGAATTCCTTGAAGATTGCTGACGCACTCAGGGAAAGGGAAAACATCGATTTATATGTGATCGGAGGCAAGGTGAAGAATTCGGGTAATATGACGGATGCACTCGCCACTCAGCTTGTAAGCAAATACTCGTTTGATCTCTCATTTGCGACCGGCGGCGGTATTTCAGAACGAGGAATTAGCACAGCAACACCTGAAGCAGCTGCATTTATGAAGGCTGTTGGTGCAGTCTCCAGAAAGAGCATCGGACTTTTTCCGCATTATAAAATAGGCGTTAATGCCTTTGCGAATGTGGGACCGGTTTCTAACCTGGAGGTGATCATCACAGACGAAGAAGCACAAAGAGATGATCTTGCCGCGATTGAGCAGCAGGGCGTTAACGTGTTGATTGCCGGGACAGAGAAATCCCACTCAAAAAAAGAAAGCTAA
- a CDS encoding DUF4097 family beta strand repeat-containing protein, whose protein sequence is MNIKKIIRIAFILIGVSIAGNAVLFVMGESPFNFAKINEKRSISAENIDDIEVSTSIADVTVRPHDGDKIEIYLKGSVEKKNEDNLKFSLTNKKNKIIIETAEQQKRHYFSVFSGDYELSIKLPRDEFKRLQVNSDAASITLNEVKAEHIDITTDVGNIFLNDVVGAVSAKSDVGDIDVVLQKIEKDITAKSDVGDITIKTKQEPKQLRTHLSNSIGEELVKLPNMKNGTIGIGGPLVVLKSDVGDLALMMFEE, encoded by the coding sequence ATGAATATAAAAAAAATAATACGTATAGCCTTTATTCTGATAGGAGTCTCCATTGCTGGCAATGCTGTGTTGTTTGTTATGGGAGAGTCACCTTTTAACTTTGCAAAAATTAATGAAAAACGCTCCATTTCAGCTGAAAATATAGATGATATTGAGGTTTCAACGAGCATAGCTGATGTGACTGTAAGGCCGCATGACGGCGATAAAATCGAGATCTATTTAAAAGGAAGCGTTGAAAAGAAGAATGAGGATAATTTAAAGTTTTCTCTTACAAACAAGAAAAACAAAATCATAATCGAAACTGCCGAACAGCAAAAAAGACATTACTTCTCCGTTTTTTCTGGTGATTACGAATTAAGCATTAAACTCCCGAGAGATGAATTTAAACGTCTGCAAGTAAATTCAGACGCGGCATCAATCACACTTAATGAAGTAAAAGCAGAACATATTGATATTACAACTGATGTGGGTAATATTTTTCTTAATGATGTTGTGGGAGCTGTTTCTGCAAAGTCAGATGTTGGCGATATTGATGTTGTGCTTCAAAAAATTGAGAAAGATATTACTGCAAAATCGGACGTTGGAGATATAACAATTAAAACAAAACAAGAGCCAAAGCAACTGCGAACCCACCTCAGTAATTCGATCGGTGAAGAACTCGTGAAGCTTCCGAATATGAAAAACGGTACGATTGGAATTGGGGGTCCATTAGTCGTTCTAAAATCTGATGTTGGCGATCTTGCTTTAATGATGTTTGAAGAATAA
- a CDS encoding HAAS signaling domain-containing protein — MNKKNYLNELAKELKSLPINEQREVLEDYEEHFNMAQESGRSDEDIISGLGSPRKIAKELLAQSEISRAEEDPSLRSVTRAVFATLGLGLFNLIFVLAPFIVLILLPVVLAAVAAALFVSPFLLLFQDGLTVTFLKEIFLIFGLIGIGLLLLVCAIKTSKVVYKITLNYLTFNLRMIRRKYS, encoded by the coding sequence GTGAATAAAAAAAACTATTTAAATGAATTAGCAAAAGAACTAAAGTCGCTTCCTATCAATGAACAAAGAGAAGTTCTTGAAGATTATGAGGAACATTTTAACATGGCACAAGAAAGCGGCAGATCGGATGAGGATATTATCTCAGGGCTTGGCAGTCCAAGAAAAATAGCAAAGGAACTCCTTGCGCAGTCTGAAATCTCAAGAGCAGAAGAAGATCCATCTTTACGCTCTGTTACCCGTGCAGTGTTTGCGACATTAGGATTAGGATTGTTCAATCTAATCTTCGTGCTTGCGCCATTTATCGTACTGATTCTATTACCTGTTGTTCTAGCAGCAGTGGCTGCGGCTTTGTTCGTTTCTCCCTTTCTCCTATTATTTCAGGACGGCTTGACAGTAACATTCTTAAAAGAAATCTTTTTGATTTTTGGTTTAATCGGAATTGGTCTTCTCTTGCTTGTGTGTGCGATAAAAACATCAAAAGTGGTATACAAAATTACATTAAACTACCTGACGTTCAACCTGAGAATGATTAGGAGGAAGTATTCATGA
- a CDS encoding PadR family transcriptional regulator has product MNVQFKKGVLELCVLVLASKKDRYGYELVEEISKKFEISEGTIYPLVRRLTKEGLFSTYLMESTEGPPRKYYKITDKGLELKNELLQEWQQFTKGVNEMLEEE; this is encoded by the coding sequence ATGAATGTTCAATTTAAAAAAGGGGTTCTTGAACTTTGTGTGCTCGTGCTGGCATCAAAAAAAGACCGTTATGGCTACGAATTGGTTGAGGAAATCTCAAAAAAGTTCGAGATATCGGAGGGGACCATCTACCCTCTTGTAAGAAGGCTGACAAAGGAAGGGTTGTTTTCCACCTATTTAATGGAATCAACCGAAGGACCGCCAAGAAAATACTACAAGATAACGGATAAAGGCCTTGAGCTGAAGAATGAACTTTTACAAGAATGGCAGCAGTTTACTAAAGGTGTAAACGAAATGCTGGAGGAGGAATAA
- a CDS encoding APC family permease translates to MNQEAALKKDIGLSVAMSIVIGTVIGSGIFMKPGSVLEYTGNSNLALLAWALGGLITLAGGLTIAEVATQIPKTGGLYVYMEEVYGKLWGYLSGWVQTVIYGPAVIGALGLYFGSLIANLFSWEKSFGPWIGIGTVLFLTIVNNFGTKYGGFVQNLFTIGKLVPIALIIVFGIAQGDEQILNSSSGSVIEISMGAAILATLFAYDGWLMVGFVAGEMKNPGKTLPKAIIGGILIVMAAYLLVNIALLHILPASEIVRLGENSAASAATILFGPLGGKLIAVGIAVSIFGCLNGKILTIPRVPFAMAERNQLPMAKTFSKVSEKYGTPIAATYLQVVIAIIMMIMTDPDYLSEMAIFAVYIFYIFAFCAVFKLRKRNKGAARVYSVPLFPFVPIFAIIGSMYIVGVTIMNDPFDSLTAIFITVAGLPVYYWLQRKNQNSVLK, encoded by the coding sequence ATGAATCAAGAAGCAGCATTGAAAAAAGACATCGGGCTTTCTGTAGCCATGTCCATCGTTATTGGAACGGTCATTGGATCCGGTATTTTTATGAAGCCTGGAAGTGTACTCGAATACACAGGGAACTCAAATCTTGCCCTTTTAGCTTGGGCCCTTGGAGGTCTTATTACACTTGCTGGAGGTCTTACGATCGCTGAAGTTGCGACACAGATCCCGAAAACGGGCGGTCTTTATGTGTATATGGAAGAAGTATACGGCAAGCTCTGGGGTTATTTGAGCGGATGGGTCCAGACGGTCATCTATGGACCAGCCGTAATTGGTGCGCTTGGCTTGTACTTTGGATCATTGATAGCAAATCTTTTTTCTTGGGAAAAATCGTTTGGTCCATGGATTGGGATCGGAACTGTACTTTTTTTAACAATTGTAAATAATTTCGGAACAAAATACGGCGGTTTCGTACAAAACTTGTTCACGATTGGAAAGCTTGTTCCTATTGCTCTGATTATCGTGTTTGGGATTGCGCAGGGTGACGAACAGATCTTAAATTCTTCAAGCGGATCTGTAATTGAGATCAGCATGGGGGCAGCCATTTTAGCAACTCTGTTTGCCTATGATGGCTGGCTGATGGTTGGATTTGTAGCGGGGGAGATGAAGAACCCTGGGAAGACGTTGCCTAAAGCGATTATTGGCGGCATATTGATCGTAATGGCAGCTTATCTTCTCGTTAATATTGCATTGCTGCATATTCTGCCAGCTTCTGAGATCGTGAGACTTGGTGAAAACTCTGCTGCATCTGCGGCTACAATACTTTTTGGACCATTAGGCGGTAAACTGATCGCGGTCGGTATTGCGGTATCGATCTTTGGCTGTTTAAACGGAAAAATTTTAACGATTCCTCGTGTGCCGTTTGCGATGGCAGAACGAAATCAGCTCCCGATGGCAAAGACGTTCAGCAAGGTCAGCGAGAAGTACGGTACTCCGATCGCCGCAACGTACTTGCAGGTTGTTATTGCAATCATCATGATGATTATGACAGATCCTGATTATCTGTCAGAAATGGCGATCTTTGCTGTTTATATTTTTTACATTTTTGCATTTTGTGCGGTGTTTAAGCTTCGCAAGCGAAATAAAGGTGCAGCACGCGTTTACAGTGTGCCATTATTCCCGTTCGTTCCGATCTTTGCGATTATCGGTTCAATGTATATTGTCGGAGTTACAATCATGAATGATCCTTTTGATAGTTTGACAGCCATATTTATAACAGTAGCCGGACTGCCAGTCTATTATTGGCTGCAGCGTAAAAACCAAAATTCAGTATTAAAATAA
- a CDS encoding alpha/beta hydrolase family protein, with amino-acid sequence MTPLFTEKEIEIAGNKKLYGTLTIPETINNTEKYPAVLLISGSGPLDRNGNGPKGKYQLNVYKELAEYITNLGFITFRYDKRGTGKSEGDWLSTGLWELVEDSEQALQTLKNHPLVDPDKIIVAGHSEGTIIGTALSERQTLNGLMLLSGGVGNLDEFTTYQRLFTYQELKSSKGLKGFLLRLLINEKKAEAKTRKQIQKIIESNKEVYKVLFIFKQPAKWFREHFAYNPRNGLKKINYPVIAICGDKDGLVNPVLLEELHTLVQGTSETHIIKNMEHGFRFQHEDKTMVRVKKLMKILPSRPLNQDGLDVISHWLESHYKSNCSNNIAQ; translated from the coding sequence GTGACTCCATTATTCACAGAAAAAGAAATTGAAATCGCAGGGAATAAAAAATTGTATGGTACCCTCACAATCCCCGAGACGATCAACAACACTGAAAAATATCCAGCCGTTCTGCTCATCTCTGGATCTGGTCCTCTAGATCGCAATGGAAATGGTCCTAAGGGTAAGTATCAGCTAAATGTTTATAAAGAACTTGCTGAATACATAACGAATTTAGGTTTTATCACTTTTCGATACGATAAAAGAGGAACAGGTAAAAGTGAAGGAGACTGGTTATCAACCGGCCTTTGGGAGCTTGTTGAAGATTCTGAACAGGCACTTCAAACCCTTAAAAACCATCCTCTTGTTGATCCAGATAAAATTATCGTTGCTGGTCACAGTGAAGGTACAATAATAGGTACAGCATTATCGGAAAGACAAACACTAAATGGATTGATGCTCCTATCCGGCGGAGTTGGTAATTTAGATGAATTTACAACATATCAAAGGTTATTTACCTACCAAGAATTAAAAAGCTCTAAAGGTTTAAAAGGGTTCCTTTTGAGATTACTTATTAATGAAAAGAAAGCAGAAGCTAAAACCCGGAAACAAATACAAAAAATTATTGAATCTAATAAAGAGGTTTACAAAGTTTTATTCATATTTAAACAGCCAGCAAAGTGGTTCAGAGAGCACTTTGCCTATAACCCAAGAAATGGCTTGAAAAAGATAAACTATCCTGTTATAGCAATTTGCGGTGACAAAGATGGACTGGTTAATCCTGTCCTCTTAGAGGAGCTTCACACACTAGTACAGGGAACTTCTGAGACTCATATTATTAAAAATATGGAGCATGGCTTCCGTTTTCAGCATGAAGACAAAACGATGGTAAGAGTAAAGAAGCTGATGAAGATCCTTCCTTCGAGACCTTTGAACCAGGACGGATTAGATGTCATATCACATTGGCTAGAGTCACATTATAAATCGAATTGTTCAAATAATATCGCACAATAA
- a CDS encoding SEC-C domain-containing protein, producing the protein MSMIGRNDPCYCGSGKKYKKCCLHKEEQTREVSFHQEGLIKFALENYQQDLAARTSEYVKKYPVGKDQEQTYANIAVCWEVFCSKINGGKTPVELYVEKVKNSVKPEVAEILAGWTNTVPSLYKVVEQKTGFIFTVKDIWTEKLYDVTINAAEKPKTDSALLGTLVSNGINYEFYVGYVEMPISELPPLKDAVEKLQPLADAKEIFKNQFPAVLQLSLIDISAGVPQPKAEQKEASSEKSAEAKNAEAPSDSEEKDEKYTAVTELVKANAETEVVKEAEKLWSEYINESKPAIRKEEIYAAALDYLVSKDIRGINSTQAETAKKYGVSPASLSSRYREMKELLSV; encoded by the coding sequence ATGTCAATGATAGGAAGAAACGATCCGTGCTATTGTGGCAGCGGAAAAAAATATAAGAAATGTTGCTTACATAAAGAAGAGCAAACACGCGAAGTGTCCTTTCATCAAGAAGGCCTTATCAAATTTGCCCTTGAGAACTATCAGCAGGATTTAGCAGCACGTACGTCTGAGTATGTGAAAAAATATCCGGTTGGCAAAGACCAGGAGCAAACGTATGCGAACATCGCTGTTTGCTGGGAAGTTTTCTGTTCTAAAATAAATGGCGGCAAAACACCTGTTGAGCTTTATGTCGAAAAGGTGAAGAACTCTGTTAAGCCTGAAGTTGCCGAGATCTTAGCCGGCTGGACAAATACAGTGCCTTCACTATATAAAGTCGTCGAACAAAAAACAGGCTTTATTTTTACAGTAAAAGACATATGGACAGAGAAACTGTACGATGTGACAATCAACGCTGCTGAAAAACCGAAAACAGACAGCGCATTGCTTGGAACTCTCGTATCGAACGGAATCAATTACGAATTTTATGTCGGCTATGTAGAGATGCCTATTTCTGAGCTGCCGCCATTAAAAGATGCCGTTGAGAAACTCCAGCCATTAGCAGATGCAAAAGAGATTTTCAAAAATCAATTCCCGGCTGTACTGCAGCTTTCGTTAATCGATATATCTGCAGGGGTTCCGCAGCCTAAAGCTGAACAAAAGGAAGCTAGTTCTGAAAAGTCTGCAGAAGCGAAAAATGCTGAAGCTCCAAGTGATTCGGAAGAGAAAGATGAAAAGTACACAGCTGTAACTGAACTGGTTAAAGCTAATGCGGAAACAGAAGTTGTTAAAGAGGCTGAAAAACTTTGGAGTGAATACATCAACGAATCAAAGCCAGCCATTCGTAAAGAAGAAATCTATGCTGCGGCATTGGATTACCTCGTATCAAAAGATATTAGAGGCATTAACTCCACACAAGCTGAAACAGCCAAGAAATACGGCGTATCACCAGCTAGTCTTTCATCTCGCTACCGTGAAATGAAAGAACTATTAAGCGTATAG
- a CDS encoding DUF4349 domain-containing protein gives MWKLWKVWVLICVLLLGACSSNGGSKKEAEYNMAGGDSSEGKMEVSKSSADEGSVSSEKSEKKQSIQDQRKVIYNADLRITVEKLQNAMETVRKMVDDKGGYIVESNTNIGEEGYQDGMMTVRVPMNGFRPFLQEVKDLSEGAPHESVRGEDVTEEYVDLSSRLKAKQQVRDRLESFMKEAERTEDLLKISSDLARVQEEIEQIEGRLNFLKNQSDYSTVTIQFEVKNLKAEKLQTGDLDTWKKNEDAIHGDGKLLCFCDFIYRCCIIWISACVDCADTRCNLDLEKDKRAKEKAGFSDIHVISRYVLFMSDNRYVRNTLCSPDNSPEAERVFWLLRHLF, from the coding sequence ATGTGGAAATTATGGAAAGTGTGGGTATTGATCTGTGTCTTATTATTAGGAGCCTGCAGCAGCAATGGAGGAAGTAAAAAGGAAGCTGAATATAACATGGCAGGTGGCGACAGTTCAGAAGGGAAGATGGAAGTTTCTAAGTCATCTGCAGATGAAGGGTCAGTTTCATCCGAAAAAAGCGAAAAGAAACAATCTATCCAAGATCAGCGGAAAGTTATCTATAACGCGGATCTGCGAATAACCGTTGAAAAGCTGCAGAACGCGATGGAAACGGTGCGGAAGATGGTTGATGATAAAGGCGGTTATATCGTTGAATCCAACACGAATATCGGCGAGGAAGGCTATCAGGACGGGATGATGACGGTACGTGTTCCAATGAATGGTTTCCGGCCTTTTTTACAGGAAGTGAAGGATTTAAGCGAAGGGGCTCCGCATGAAAGTGTACGAGGGGAAGATGTCACAGAAGAATATGTGGATCTGTCTTCTCGATTAAAAGCGAAGCAGCAGGTGAGAGATCGGCTTGAATCATTTATGAAAGAGGCTGAGAGAACAGAAGACTTATTAAAAATCTCTTCAGATCTTGCAAGAGTACAAGAAGAAATTGAACAGATTGAAGGAAGGCTTAACTTTTTAAAAAATCAAAGCGATTACTCGACAGTTACTATCCAGTTTGAAGTGAAGAATTTGAAGGCTGAGAAGCTGCAGACAGGTGATTTAGACACCTGGAAAAAAAACGAAGATGCTATTCATGGAGACGGTAAACTTCTTTGTTTCTGCGATTTCATTTATCGTTGTTGCATTATTTGGATTAGCGCCTGTGTGGATTGTGCTGATACCCGTTGTAATCTGGATCTGGAGAAGGACAAAAGGGCAAAAGAAAAAGCCGGGTTCTCCGACATCCATGTAATAAGTAGATACGTTTTATTCATGTCAGATAACAGGTACGTCAGAAACACCCTCTGCAGCCCGGATAACAGTCCGGAAGCTGAAAGGGTGTTTTGGCTTTTACGGCACCTTTTTTAA
- a CDS encoding IDEAL domain-containing protein: MKDKNTSFNKNQNEMVKYKQQKRDPFAFSLIAQMVLDEALHSYYKEYYEKEIDNALDQKDKERFMTLTEEYKAFLG; this comes from the coding sequence ATGAAAGACAAAAACACTTCTTTTAACAAAAACCAAAATGAGATGGTGAAGTACAAACAGCAAAAAAGAGACCCATTTGCCTTCAGCCTTATTGCCCAAATGGTTCTGGATGAAGCCCTGCACAGTTACTACAAAGAGTATTATGAAAAAGAAATCGACAATGCCTTGGATCAAAAAGATAAAGAGCGTTTTATGACACTGACTGAAGAATACAAAGCTTTTCTCGGATAA